In Streptomyces sp. NBC_01439, the following are encoded in one genomic region:
- a CDS encoding 4-(cytidine 5'-diphospho)-2-C-methyl-D-erythritol kinase gives MSAHRTPVTVRVPAKVNVQLAVGAARPDGFHDLANVFLAVSLYDEVTAAPADALTITCTGPDADQVPLDRTNLAARAAEVLATRAGIEPAVHLHIAKNIPVAGGMAGGSADGAAALLACDALWGLNTPRAELLDICAELGSDVPFSLVGGAALGTGRGELLTPVGAGTFHWVFAVADGGLSTPAVFREFDRLAEAAGTRIPEPEAFPALLAALASGDPDALGAALANDLQPAALSLRPQLARTLAAGTDGGALAALVSGSGPTTAFLVADEEAAAKVAAALEASGTCRATRVASSPAPGATVLPS, from the coding sequence GTGAGCGCGCACCGGACGCCCGTGACCGTACGGGTCCCCGCGAAGGTCAACGTCCAGCTGGCGGTGGGCGCGGCCCGCCCCGACGGCTTCCACGACCTGGCCAACGTCTTCCTCGCCGTGTCCCTGTACGACGAGGTCACCGCCGCCCCGGCCGACGCCCTGACCATCACCTGCACCGGCCCCGACGCCGACCAGGTGCCCCTGGACCGCACCAACCTCGCGGCGCGCGCCGCCGAGGTCCTCGCCACCCGGGCCGGCATCGAACCCGCCGTCCACCTGCACATCGCGAAGAACATCCCGGTCGCGGGCGGCATGGCGGGCGGCAGCGCGGACGGCGCGGCGGCCCTGCTGGCCTGCGACGCCCTGTGGGGCCTGAACACCCCGCGCGCCGAACTCCTCGACATCTGCGCGGAGCTCGGCAGCGACGTCCCCTTCAGCCTCGTCGGCGGGGCCGCGCTCGGCACCGGCCGCGGTGAGCTGCTCACGCCGGTCGGGGCGGGGACGTTCCACTGGGTCTTCGCGGTGGCCGACGGCGGGCTGTCCACCCCGGCGGTCTTCCGCGAGTTCGACCGCCTCGCCGAGGCCGCGGGCACGCGGATTCCCGAACCGGAAGCTTTCCCGGCGCTGCTGGCGGCCCTGGCTTCGGGCGATCCGGACGCGCTGGGCGCGGCGCTCGCCAATGACCTCCAGCCGGCCGCGCTCTCCCTGCGCCCCCAGCTCGCGCGGACGCTGGCCGCGGGCACGGACGGTGGCGCGCTCGCCGCGCTGGTCTCCGGCTCGGGTCCGACGACGGCGTTCCTCGTCGCGGACGAGGAAGCCGCCGCCAAGGTCGCTGCCGCGCTCGAAGCCTCCGGCACCTGCCGGGCCACTCGCGTGGCGTCCAGCCCCGCCCCGGGTGCCACGGTCCTGCCGTCCTGA
- the rsmA gene encoding 16S rRNA (adenine(1518)-N(6)/adenine(1519)-N(6))-dimethyltransferase RsmA, which yields MSTAEQQPENTENTSPAAPDALLGPADIRELAAALGVRPTKQKGQNFVIDANTVRRIVRTAEVRPDDVVVEVGPGLGSLTLALLEAADRVVAVEIDDILAAALPATIEARMPAKKDRFALVHSDAMLVTELPGPAPTALVANLPYNVAVPVLLTMLDRFPTIERTLVMVQSEVADRLAAEPGNKVYGVPSVKANWYAHVKRAGAIGRKVFWPAPNVDSGLVSLVRRTEPIKTTATKAEVFAVVDAAFAQRRKTLRAALAGWAGSAAGAEAALVAAGISPQARGESLTVEEFAAIAEHKPAAERPAL from the coding sequence GTGAGCACCGCAGAGCAGCAGCCCGAGAACACCGAGAACACCTCCCCCGCCGCGCCCGACGCCCTCCTCGGCCCGGCCGACATCAGGGAGCTGGCCGCCGCCCTCGGCGTACGCCCGACGAAGCAGAAGGGGCAGAACTTCGTCATCGACGCCAACACGGTCCGCCGGATCGTGCGCACCGCCGAGGTCCGCCCCGACGACGTGGTCGTCGAGGTCGGCCCGGGGCTCGGCTCGCTGACGCTCGCGCTGCTGGAGGCCGCGGACCGGGTCGTCGCCGTCGAGATCGACGACATCCTGGCCGCGGCGCTGCCCGCCACCATCGAGGCCCGGATGCCCGCGAAGAAGGACCGCTTCGCACTGGTCCACTCCGACGCGATGCTGGTGACCGAACTGCCCGGCCCGGCGCCGACCGCGCTCGTCGCGAACCTGCCGTACAACGTGGCCGTGCCCGTCCTGCTCACCATGCTCGACCGCTTCCCGACCATCGAGCGCACGCTGGTGATGGTGCAGTCCGAGGTCGCCGACCGGCTGGCCGCGGAACCGGGCAACAAGGTCTACGGGGTGCCCTCCGTCAAGGCCAACTGGTACGCACACGTCAAGCGAGCCGGCGCCATCGGCCGCAAGGTCTTCTGGCCCGCCCCGAACGTCGACTCCGGTCTCGTCTCGCTGGTGCGCCGCACCGAGCCGATCAAGACCACCGCCACCAAGGCCGAGGTCTTCGCGGTCGTCGACGCCGCCTTCGCCCAGCGCCGCAAGACGCTGCGCGCCGCGCTGGCCGGCTGGGCCGGCTCGGCGGCGGGCGCGGAGGCCGCGCTGGTCGCCGCCGGCATCTCGCCGCAGGCCCGCGGGGAGTCCCTGACGGTCGAGGAGTTCGCGGCGATCGCCGAGCACAAGCCCGCGGCGGAGAGGCCGGCCCTGTGA